Below is a window of Brachyspira hampsonii DNA.
TACTCATATTGATAAACATACCCCAATGCATTCCCAAATGTGCCGACATAAATATAAATCCCCAAGAGTTTGAAATCATATGAAGGCGTCTTGTAAACATTCCGCTGTTATGAATATTCAAAAATCCTAACACCCTTTGAGAAAATAGTATTCCGCTTATCATTAATCCTATCATACATAAAAAAAGCATAGTATTAATGAATGTACTTAAAACCCTATTAAAACTATATTTTCCTTTAGGCAAGTTTTTATACCAATTAAAATTAAGTATATGATGAAGTATAAAAAATATAAATAGAAGAAAACCCAAATATTCATGTACGGTATCTCCAGTGAAATGATATGCCATCAAAATAAAAAATAGTAAAGTCATTATTATGTCTACGATTATTTTTATTATTTTTTTATTCATATGTATTTTTACTCCTTTATATTACCTTAATTATATTCATCATAATTTTTTAATAATCCAACTTTCTAAGCCAATCTAAAACCTTATTTTTTGATGTTTTTACCTCTGGTCTGTATATTCCTATAGGCTCTAATACTTTGCAGTCATCTGGAAGTAAGTTCTTCAAATCTCTTATAGTTCTTGAAAGTCCTCCTGTTCC
It encodes the following:
- a CDS encoding DUF4405 domain-containing protein; protein product: MNKKIIKIIVDIIMTLLFFILMAYHFTGDTVHEYLGFLLFIFFILHHILNFNWYKNLPKGKYSFNRVLSTFINTMLFLCMIGLMISGILFSQRVLGFLNIHNSGMFTRRLHMISNSWGFIFMSAHLGMHWGMFINMSKKFINIKKQIALIIASLIAVYGIISFIKRELYNKMFLLVEFAFFNYEEPVILFFMDYLSIMGLFIFISYYLPKIKIRKNNNI